One stretch of Clostridium sp. Marseille-P299 DNA includes these proteins:
- a CDS encoding methyl-accepting chemotaxis protein: protein MNSKEDQLQGSKQSEGKIDKETKRALRKKAKELKKVKNEKKKVVKNELAQSKNELETLAKKRKQMSFINKLMSIRVKLIGALLVPIAFIIILGVHAYDKASDALVESYKNSAFTSVKTTGSYFDVVMNSIELRLSQLKSHDGILKYYTGAYKDDEVQEMLSFNEVKKYVETTAYSDKLITNLAFICNYGKPIITTSSLDITGKEYVSEYEKTEEGAMIKGLNGRFVWTGRHSFFDENKVLVTGQVDRPYALSISSGFYGTNFKFLGYVIADVNYDEVMNELKNLELGDNSIFAVISSDGYEFNNREDGNTYIVNTDFYNKAVNTEETSGYEDVTIDGEKYLFLYTTIGEHDLIVSGLVPYTFLTSKADSIMVSTVLIVVIAILCSIIIATILSTSIGRIILRITTNLKKAAEGDLSVNIKCKRRDEFGTLTDSANHMIQNMKGLIVKTLDVKESMNESSQQVMSISEELMVATKNISASIEEIRKGIVQQAEDSEQCLKTSDELSKKVSVVSENTEAIGGIADSSKLIVNEGIVSIDVLNEKAAETTNITQTIISDISQLEVESSSISKIINVINEIAEQTNLLSLNASIEAARAGDAGRGFAVVADEIRKLAEQSVNASSEIANIIKSIQAKTEKTVGTAKKSEEVVASQSVALEKTIEVFNKINNSVEDMVNRLSIIAGGIHDIGEAESQTLSAIESISAVSEETAASSEEVENAATRQVNAVEKLNDATTILNEKAKELDAALSIFKI from the coding sequence ATGAATTCCAAAGAGGATCAATTGCAAGGAAGTAAACAATCGGAAGGCAAGATAGATAAGGAAACAAAAAGAGCCTTAAGGAAAAAGGCAAAAGAACTAAAAAAAGTTAAGAATGAGAAAAAGAAAGTGGTTAAAAACGAGTTAGCACAGTCAAAAAATGAGCTTGAGACACTAGCAAAGAAACGTAAGCAAATGAGTTTTATCAATAAACTTATGAGTATTCGTGTAAAATTAATAGGGGCATTGTTAGTACCAATTGCATTTATTATTATTTTAGGAGTTCATGCTTATGACAAAGCTTCCGATGCACTTGTAGAAAGTTATAAAAATTCAGCGTTTACGTCAGTAAAGACCACAGGATCTTATTTTGATGTAGTAATGAATTCAATTGAACTTCGTCTATCTCAATTAAAAAGCCATGATGGAATATTAAAATATTATACCGGAGCTTATAAAGATGATGAAGTACAGGAAATGCTTTCATTTAATGAAGTAAAAAAGTATGTAGAAACAACAGCATACTCCGATAAATTGATTACAAACTTAGCATTTATTTGTAACTATGGAAAACCAATTATTACTACTTCTTCTTTAGATATCACAGGAAAAGAATATGTTTCAGAATATGAAAAAACAGAAGAAGGAGCAATGATTAAAGGATTAAATGGACGTTTTGTTTGGACTGGACGACATTCATTCTTTGATGAAAATAAGGTATTAGTTACAGGACAAGTAGATAGACCTTATGCGTTATCTATCAGTTCTGGTTTTTATGGAACTAATTTTAAATTTCTAGGATATGTAATTGCGGATGTGAATTACGATGAAGTAATGAACGAATTGAAAAACCTAGAACTTGGAGACAATAGTATATTTGCTGTAATATCATCAGATGGATATGAATTTAATAATAGAGAAGATGGGAATACATACATTGTAAATACAGATTTTTATAATAAAGCTGTAAATACAGAAGAAACAAGTGGTTATGAAGACGTTACTATTGACGGTGAGAAATATTTGTTCCTTTATACCACAATTGGAGAGCATGATTTGATTGTTAGTGGATTAGTTCCATATACATTTTTGACATCAAAAGCTGATTCTATCATGGTATCTACCGTTTTAATTGTAGTTATTGCAATTTTATGTAGTATTATAATTGCTACAATCCTTTCTACAAGTATTGGTAGAATAATTCTTCGAATTACAACGAATCTTAAAAAGGCTGCAGAAGGGGATTTATCAGTAAATATTAAGTGTAAAAGACGTGATGAATTTGGAACCCTTACGGATAGTGCAAATCATATGATTCAAAATATGAAGGGGTTAATTGTTAAGACTTTGGATGTGAAGGAGTCTATGAATGAGTCGTCACAACAAGTTATGTCAATCTCCGAAGAGCTCATGGTTGCAACAAAAAATATATCAGCCTCCATTGAAGAAATTAGAAAAGGTATTGTGCAGCAGGCAGAAGATTCAGAGCAATGTTTAAAGACATCCGATGAACTTTCTAAAAAAGTATCTGTAGTATCAGAGAATACAGAAGCCATTGGCGGTATCGCAGATTCATCTAAATTGATTGTAAATGAAGGAATTGTTTCAATTGATGTCTTAAATGAAAAGGCAGCTGAAACTACCAATATAACACAAACAATTATTTCAGATATCAGTCAATTAGAGGTAGAGTCAAGTTCTATTAGTAAGATCATTAATGTTATTAACGAGATTGCAGAACAAACAAATCTATTGTCTTTAAATGCTTCCATTGAAGCTGCAAGAGCGGGAGATGCTGGTAGAGGTTTTGCAGTTGTTGCAGACGAAATTAGAAAGTTAGCAGAACAGTCTGTAAATGCCTCCTCAGAGATTGCTAATATTATAAAAAGCATTCAAGCAAAGACTGAAAAAACAGTGGGAACGGCTAAGAAATCAGAGGAAGTCGTTGCATCACAATCAGTTGCACTCGAAAAAACGATTGAAGTATTTAATAAGATTAATAATTCTGTAGAAGATATGGTAAATCGACTAAGCATTATAGCAGGTGGAATTCATGACATCGGGGAAGCAGAATCACAGACCCTTAGTGCGATTGAAAGTATCTCTGCGGTATCAGAAGAAACTGCGGCTTCTTCAGAAGAAGTTGAAAATGCAGCAACACGTCAAGTGAATGCAGTTGAAAAATTAAATGATGCTACAACGATTTTAAATGAAAAAGCGAAAGAATTAGATGCAGCATTAAGTATTTTTAAGATTTAA
- a CDS encoding deoxycytidylate deaminase, producing MERRDKINYYLDIAETVSKRSTCLRRIYGSVIVNNDEIIATGYVGAPRGRKNCTDLQYCVRTKLEIPRGERYELCRSVHAEANAIISAPREKMLGSTLYLVGLEVSNSNYIENANSCSMCKRMIINAGIKEVIIRDTVNDYRVISVEDWITEDESLEGIKGY from the coding sequence ATGGAACGAAGAGATAAAATTAATTATTACTTAGATATTGCTGAGACGGTTTCAAAGCGTAGTACTTGTTTACGAAGAATCTATGGGTCTGTAATCGTGAATAATGATGAGATTATTGCTACTGGATATGTGGGTGCACCAAGAGGGCGTAAAAATTGTACGGATCTACAATATTGTGTAAGAACAAAATTAGAGATTCCAAGAGGGGAACGTTATGAATTGTGCAGAAGCGTTCATGCGGAAGCAAATGCAATAATAAGTGCCCCAAGAGAGAAGATGCTTGGCTCAACGCTCTATTTAGTAGGACTTGAAGTGTCGAACTCTAATTATATTGAAAATGCAAATAGCTGTTCCATGTGTAAGAGAATGATAATTAATGCAGGAATTAAGGAAGTTATTATTCGTGATACTGTCAATGATTATCGAGTAATATCGGTGGAAGATTGGATAACAGAAGATGAGTCCTTAGAAGGAATCAAAGGATATTAA